In one window of Lacticaseibacillus casei DSM 20011 = JCM 1134 = ATCC 393 DNA:
- a CDS encoding CD3337/EF1877 family mobilome membrane protein encodes MTKAKRRRLLLFLGVVAAFMLVLVLAGGQPVHAAGLVDDQSGGSNEYSKYPLSHYQLDYFVDTSWDWLPWNWGDGIGKSVSYGLYAITNFLWTLSVYLSNAAGYLIQQAYSLDFIKDTSDAIGKNMQLLAGVSKNGFTTNGFYPGMLLMITLVVGIYVAYTGIIKRETSKAISAIVNFVVIFITSASFIAYAPDYVNKINEFSSDISTSALNTGSKMIMGTDTATDKSGVDAIRDTLFEIQVKQPWTLLQFGDSDADTVGNGRVNTLMKTDPFGDKGKTRTDVVKAEIEDNDNDNLSPTMTINRLGTTTFVVLFNIAITLFVFFLTAMMLFSQILFIIYATFWPVSFLLAMLPSFNGLMKQNIMKLFNTIMTRVGVTLVITMAFSLSAMVYGLSATSPFFLVAFLQVTIFAGIWMKLGDLMGMMQLHSSDAQQGAQRFSRRSNRMIRQFVGSAMGGAMAGRFLSRGYGKGRGMPQFPAGTQREQTADAAKPQEPKKSRSQRLGEKLADVSDVGNNLKDKTKRGLDQVKDAPTNVLYGLHRGKQLTKDAAETAKDSFKGRREANQQERDKQLEQRRKQMQERKLAIKPKADPEKPKPTATKPPVEPTRKPTTATPIEPKPKQTDTSGQPKRAATRPTSTRPPRPVTKPQAEPTIKPQQEPAPPTNRPKKPLTLVSEKPAKPRTPKPQRIKKAKGHKKR; translated from the coding sequence ATGACGAAAGCTAAACGTCGACGGCTACTGCTGTTCCTCGGTGTTGTCGCGGCATTCATGTTGGTGTTGGTGCTTGCCGGCGGTCAACCAGTACACGCTGCCGGGCTAGTTGATGATCAGTCTGGCGGCTCTAACGAGTATTCCAAGTATCCATTGTCACACTACCAGCTCGACTACTTCGTCGATACGAGTTGGGACTGGCTCCCGTGGAACTGGGGCGATGGCATCGGTAAGTCTGTGAGCTATGGCCTGTATGCCATCACCAACTTCTTGTGGACACTCTCGGTCTACCTCTCAAACGCTGCGGGCTACCTGATTCAGCAAGCCTACTCGCTGGATTTCATCAAAGATACGTCCGACGCGATTGGGAAGAACATGCAGCTCTTGGCTGGCGTGTCCAAAAATGGCTTCACCACTAACGGCTTTTATCCCGGAATGCTCCTGATGATTACGCTAGTGGTCGGTATCTACGTCGCGTATACCGGTATCATCAAGCGCGAAACTTCAAAAGCTATCTCGGCGATCGTCAACTTCGTGGTGATCTTCATCACGTCAGCCAGCTTTATCGCCTACGCCCCGGACTATGTCAACAAAATCAACGAGTTCAGTTCTGACATCAGCACCAGCGCCCTCAACACTGGCTCCAAGATGATCATGGGTACTGATACGGCTACCGATAAATCAGGCGTCGATGCAATCCGCGATACCCTCTTTGAGATTCAAGTGAAGCAGCCGTGGACACTTTTGCAGTTCGGCGACAGCGACGCCGATACCGTCGGCAACGGCCGTGTAAACACGTTGATGAAAACCGACCCGTTTGGCGACAAAGGCAAAACTCGCACCGACGTGGTGAAAGCCGAAATTGAAGACAATGACAACGATAACCTCTCACCAACCATGACGATCAATCGGCTGGGCACTACTACCTTTGTTGTCTTGTTCAATATCGCAATCACCTTGTTTGTCTTCTTCTTGACGGCAATGATGCTGTTCAGCCAGATACTCTTTATCATCTACGCAACATTTTGGCCGGTATCATTCTTGCTTGCCATGCTACCGTCATTTAACGGCCTGATGAAGCAAAACATCATGAAACTATTCAACACGATCATGACGCGGGTTGGCGTGACGCTGGTAATCACGATGGCATTCTCGCTATCGGCAATGGTCTATGGGTTGTCGGCTACCTCACCGTTCTTCCTCGTGGCCTTCCTGCAAGTCACTATCTTCGCCGGTATTTGGATGAAACTGGGCGACTTGATGGGCATGATGCAGCTCCACAGCTCTGACGCACAACAAGGCGCACAACGCTTCTCGCGTCGTAGTAACCGAATGATTCGGCAGTTCGTTGGTAGTGCAATGGGTGGCGCGATGGCAGGACGTTTCTTGTCACGAGGTTATGGTAAGGGGCGCGGAATGCCGCAATTCCCAGCTGGCACGCAACGCGAGCAAACTGCGGACGCTGCCAAGCCGCAAGAACCCAAGAAGTCACGCAGCCAACGACTGGGTGAGAAACTCGCCGATGTATCTGATGTCGGTAACAATCTCAAAGACAAGACCAAGCGTGGCCTTGATCAAGTGAAGGACGCACCAACCAACGTTTTGTATGGTCTTCATCGAGGCAAACAACTGACTAAAGACGCCGCCGAAACCGCGAAGGATAGCTTCAAGGGTCGGCGTGAAGCCAATCAGCAAGAACGTGATAAGCAGCTTGAGCAGCGGCGTAAGCAAATGCAAGAACGCAAACTCGCAATCAAGCCGAAAGCTGATCCTGAAAAGCCAAAACCAACGGCTACCAAACCACCGGTTGAGCCAACTCGTAAGCCAACAACTGCCACACCCATAGAACCAAAACCAAAACAAACTGATACTAGCGGTCAACCAAAGCGCGCTGCCACGAGGCCAACTTCAACTCGGCCTCCACGTCCAGTCACGAAACCACAAGCAGAACCCACCATCAAACCGCAGCAAGAACCAGCCCCACCAACGAATAGACCCAAGAAGCCACTGACCCTCGTTTCCGAAAAGCCAGCCAAGCCACGCACCCCAAAGCCACAGCGGATCAAAAAGGCTAAGGGGCATAAGAAGCGATGA
- a CDS encoding bifunctional lytic transglycosylase/C40 family peptidase, whose amino-acid sequence MKLWRWLALAALPILLIGGLFFAVIASDDDEDQPASAITADAMNLSAEVYKHKLTVEKYCKEFGISDQVMVILAIMQVESGGKGGDVMQASESLGLPVNTLDTEASIKQGVKYFASLLKSMKTAGVDLNTAIQSYNYGGGFIDHVAKHGNKYTLALATSFAKEKSGGKKVTYTNAVAKDGWRYAYGNMYYVPVISQYLVTGGTKFDDKAVQAIMDEALKYQGSRYVFGGSTPSTGFDCSGLTSWCYGKAGIKLPRTAQAQYDATAHLNIKDAKPGDLVFFHSTYDTADYVTHVGIYVGNMKMYNAGDPLGYADLNSSYWQAHLIGAGRVKK is encoded by the coding sequence ATGAAACTTTGGCGCTGGTTAGCTCTTGCCGCACTCCCAATACTGTTGATTGGCGGTCTGTTCTTTGCAGTCATCGCCTCTGATGATGACGAAGATCAGCCGGCCTCTGCGATCACAGCCGATGCAATGAACTTATCCGCTGAAGTCTACAAGCACAAGCTGACGGTTGAAAAGTATTGCAAGGAGTTCGGCATTTCAGACCAGGTGATGGTGATACTTGCCATCATGCAGGTTGAATCCGGTGGCAAGGGTGGCGATGTGATGCAAGCTAGTGAATCACTAGGACTGCCGGTCAATACGCTAGATACCGAAGCGTCCATCAAGCAAGGCGTGAAGTATTTCGCGTCACTACTCAAAAGCATGAAGACTGCCGGTGTAGATCTCAATACCGCGATTCAAAGCTATAACTACGGTGGCGGCTTTATTGATCACGTTGCGAAGCACGGCAACAAGTACACGCTGGCGCTGGCGACGTCGTTTGCCAAAGAAAAGTCTGGTGGCAAGAAAGTCACCTATACCAACGCGGTTGCTAAGGACGGTTGGCGCTACGCCTATGGGAACATGTACTACGTGCCTGTCATTTCGCAATACCTCGTCACTGGTGGCACGAAGTTTGATGACAAGGCGGTGCAAGCCATCATGGACGAAGCGCTCAAGTATCAAGGCTCACGCTATGTGTTTGGTGGCTCAACGCCATCAACTGGCTTTGACTGTTCCGGGCTGACTAGTTGGTGCTACGGCAAAGCTGGGATCAAACTTCCCCGCACCGCACAAGCCCAATACGACGCTACGGCACATCTGAACATCAAAGACGCCAAACCAGGCGACTTGGTGTTCTTCCACTCAACCTATGACACAGCCGACTATGTGACCCATGTTGGAATCTATGTCGGCAACATGAAGATGTACAACGCAGGTGATCCGCTCGGCTACGCTGACTTGAACTCAAGCTATTGGCAAGCCCACCTGATCGGCGCTGGGCGTGTGAAGAAGTAG